The genomic interval TCCTGAAATgtacatgtgatattttgagaAGAAATCTTGACAGCTGTAATGCAAGTACATCAGGCTATGGAGAACTGAAACAGTATTGAGCCTCAGACAgtcacaacaaaacatgaaagacttttgaaagattaatttaagtcaatttaataccaacTAAGGCCTTACTTTTTTCATAAAGgattttaatgccttttaagactttttaaggatccacaggaaTCCTCATCATATGGTTACTTGTATATAGTATTACATCTACTGCTTAGAATTAGAATAGGTACCATTTCACAAACATGCCGTCTTCACTGTTTAATATCAGTTATTATTCccgattgttttggtttgttttgcagaACTTGTTACCTACCAGAGTAACTAAATgcaagtgtgttttgttttccttgtcaTTTGCATTTGGTGGTgtaataatcacattttttctttcttaaaggATAAGATGGAAATGGACAGTGACGTCCAGAAGCCAACATCAAAGCTCTGCACCTTAGACGACACAAGAATCGAGCCACCCATATCTTCATCAACCCCGGGTAACTTTTCTCCATCACCATACTTAGCTCCACTCTCTGGACCCTCTTCAGTCGAGACGGCGTCCTGCAGCAGCCCCTCACCTAGGCGTGACTCACCACCTTCCTCAGGAGTCAATGATGTCCACGCTCTAAAACTGGAGCTCCTGGAACaagagagacataaaatgatGCAACAGGACAATGCAGACTCACGGTTTGCTGAAGTTATTAAGGACATGTTGGCCAACATCCACCCAAAGCATAAACCGGATGTTAAATTTAAAGTATACCAGCTGCTGTTTGAGGCAGAGAGGGATTTCCCAAAGCATTCATGAATAAAAGATGgctgcatttttgtttatagtttcattttttacatttttttaacatgtcaacaacacaaaaaatggtTAAAGAGTAGTTGTATTCaaaatgtttgtgcatgtgtagcTTGTTCtcactaaattaaaaaacacatgcaagtTGCCTCTGACACCTCAGGTAATACGTGTCACAAGAGATGACAACATTCATGACTCACCTGAATACAGCCAAAGAGTGCAGATGCTGCAAGATGTCTCACTCCAGCCTTCCCGACGACGTTGAGGTCTTGTTAACGGTTTATTACTCTTTAAGGTGCCTggatgttgttttattttcataacataaataaaatgtcatttctgCTCCAATAGAAATATCATCACCCATCTGCAAAATACAGACACGAATGGCACAGAAATAACGGTCATTAGTATCTGGCGCTAGTTGGTTAGCTAGCATTAGCAGCtaacagacaaaacaattaaGTGATTTGTGGTGCATTTTAATGAACACCACAGCTAGTTAATAatataaatcaatcaaatacatgtaaaattaactaactttgtgattttaaagttattttgtcACAGTCTTGAAAGACTACGCTCGCTATTCCGCCTACACCGAGCTAGCTAATATTTAACAACAGCTAGCCCTGCTAATAAAGATATCAACAAATATCAGCCTAAACTACAGCTTACACAAATATAGTAATTCGCAGGTAATATTAGTGGAAACTTACAATTATTAGCCTACCTGGCAATGGGACAGAAGTTAACGCTAAGAGGGATAAATCAACATTTGTAGCCCACTTCCGGTCTTAGTTCAGTTCACGCACCTGCGTTTAATTAGGGAGTGTactgtatttatcagaggacGGAAGTGGCTggagtgtttgttttactttatttttttattcagacaCCACAGATAAAGGAAGTATTGGAGCCaatgtaacaaacaaaaatttaaaaataaacagcttaGCAAAACAGAAATCCTCTTCAAATATGTGTTGAAGGGacatcagaaatttgaaaagtCATCAATTCTGGCTTTGACActtgtgattttatgttttaatcaaaattaatttttaatttatatgcCTTACAACCTGCCACATGAATTTGGGGATTAGTGTGTATTTACgataaatgcaaaatacatcCATTCAAAGTTCAATGTCCCTTCCCTcagctatattttttttaaaaagtccctcCCCGGTGCTTCGAAAATTGTTTGATATGCGTCCCCAGTTTTGCACaacctcccctctcataaataacaaacagtcctaAAGTAAAAACGACCCTCTCTTGAGGAGCACTTTAGCCAACCGAAAGACTTATTGTACAAGTCAATTCTCATTACTGCAGAGATCCATTTCTGCCGgtgtaatgaaataaataataaagatcCTTTGAGTCATTATTATCAGaaagtttcttaaaataatgtccgatttatatcaaaataatgagaaacaaagaaaagaaaatataattttgtttgtgttagaaACTTCCACAAAACAATGaattaatacattattttgagaaagtttgtcattattttgagatacaaaGTCACTAATTTTTAGAAAGACTAAGTCATTATTTCGGGCCATATATTTTGAGAtactttgtcattattttgaaatttaaataaatattttgagatgtaattttgataaactttctcattattttgatatactaataaatttcttatttttagaaaGTTGCTTGTCTTGccttaaaatatttcttaataacaataataatgcatttcatttattgGAGCTATCAAAGGCACCCGCGGAACCTTACAAGACATAAGTTTTTAAGCAGCAAGCGTAAAATATCCAGTCATCATAACATTTCCGCCCTCTGTATGAATTGTTGTACTGcgttattttgtctttttctttcttgatatTTATGTGAGctgttacctgccaagggacTATGGGTGTGAATTAGCAGTCCTGCTAACtccagcatatttacatttgtattttatactaaTGTTCATTATTATACTATGTCCCTTTTAagttaaattacaaaacataaacCAAGCAGAGCAACAGGCTGATATGCaataataaattcataaatcagataaaaataataaacacaaaaactagGCATAAAATCATCCCCAtaaagtgataataataattagctGCTGAATTCAGTTTCCATCACACTGCCTGAAATAGGCCTCCAAACTTCTGGTCgccttaaaaagaaattaaaatctaaTCGTTTACCTGCGGTGCATTATCTTGGTGCGCACACGATCTTTGGCAGGAGCAGCCCGCAGCTGAACGGGGGAAACCCAAGACAATGCAGCGGGAGGCGTGACTGTATCACTTTTACCATTTCTTCCAGGAAGTAAACTTGTTTTGTCTTGAAGTGTTTGTCAGGTGCAGCACTGTGTCTTCTGTCTGATAGAAACGTGTCGATGGTAAACTTTTCCTGCTGGCCGCCATGTCGGATTGTTTAGACCGGTCCACGAAGATCAGCTTGTTGAAGGAGCCGGTAGTGAAGAAGCTCTGCGAGGAGTTGGACAAATCCAGCAGCAAAGGATGGCGAAAACTGGGAGAGATAGTCGGCGGTGAGAGACGGTTTAAAGTCAGGTAGGTTGAAACTGGATATTCAGACAGTAAAGTGGATAAAATCACAATGAAATGCATATTAAAACAGTCCTGCAGCGACTCTGACTGCCCACACTtgaggctattttatgttattacaTATGAAATGCttattatttcttttgattGATGGATATTTAGAGCTCTATCCACAGGCTGCCTACAGCTTTCATGTTATAatttttgaagactttttaaatgaaaatctggATCAAAATTAAGActacttttacaaaaaacaaaactgtaagaagaaaaacaaacagaaaaatcttaACAAAAATTGGCGTTATATTTTGGGTCCAGTGAAAGTGAGATCTGGTTAGAATTAGTTAACACCTTGCATTTATTGGTTggttttattattgattttgggTTTCTCACTCTGTTTGGGATTCCACTGCTTTAATTCACAGTATGAAGAATTTAAGACAGggattttgtaaattatttaaaataataataatagtttaaaaaaagatttaaccaattattttgagattttacagtgcaacgTCAGAAAAAAGAAGATTGAAGACATCTTAATACAagttaaggccttatttttagatctgTAGGATCCCTGTGCACAAAGACCATACTCTACACTATGTGTTAAATGTGCAgtgcattttagaaaaaaagttcacagtaattactgtactttattttttgcaagtCAGTTTAACATTGTTATGCATTGTACAGCAAGGTGCTGAATTGTGTTTGCAGGcttgaaaattaaataactaTATTAAAAGCATATATTCACAAGAAGTATTGTGTTATAATACAGGATTAAGGGATAACAAAAGAAACAGGACATCGTGATGACAATAAGAATACTTTTATGAGATTAATTAGTAATATAGTAGAATAAATTATTCTAATAAAACATACAAGTGATGCTGTGCTCTCAGGGTCATGCAGCTCAATTACACAGAAATTAAAGGaccaatctgttttttttttttgtttgtttttgtttttttggactatatgcattacagatttattataacaaaatataattgaGATAGAAAGTTTtcacagaacaaacaaaaagacttgTATGAATACTTTGTGCCAACCCTGGTGGTGCATAGTAggtagaagaaaataaaaaactaaatttaggTTTTGTAACTAAATGGGCTTTCATGCCAGTTATCGCTTTGACTGGAGGAACTATGTTTTCTGGTTGTCCaactgtctcattctcgtgaacacgaTATCTTAAGATCACATTgagaatttcttaaaatttggcacaaacatcctttactcaacgatgaacttattagaatttggtggtcaaaggtctgTGTGATATGGTTTGTCTTATTCTTATGAGCGCAGTATATCAAGAgtgttttgaggtgattttttaaaacacttttggcACATACATCCACTTAGATTCATTGATGAACTtgttagaatttggtgttcaaaggtcaaagtcaccatgaccttgcGTCCTTCTCATTCTCGtaaacgtgatatctcaagaacaccttgagggaatttcttcaaatttggtgcaaacatCTACATTTagtcaaggataaactgattcgcattttgtggtcaaaggtcaaggtcactgtgaccttacaagacatgtttttggccataactcaggaattcctttgctaattatgacaaaaaaattcacagtGTAATAGGAAAAAACGTCAATGTCAATGTAACATtagcaaaacacttttctggctattactcaacatcataactcaggaaggGAGGGgaagacatttgatcagatactgaatttgtgacactGATCTTGGTTGTACACCTTAAAACTAATGCATAGATACTGTTTAATTGCTGTGATGCTTTTCTCAGTACAGTCATGTTTATATGTGATTATCTTTTATAAAGATGGAAATATATTAAGAGCTACTTACAGCAAGAGTCCTTGTTTCTGTCGATATACTTGACCAATAAAGTTGATGCTGATATCTGAAATATGTAACGTGCTGTCGCTCAACAGCTCAGACGACATGGAGATGTGCTCTCTGAAGGTGTTGGAGCTGGAGGGGAGCCCGAGCCGCATGctgctgaggctgatgggagaGCGAGGCTGCACCACGGGTCACCTGGTCGACTACCTCCAAACTCTGGGAAACTCGGAGGCTCTTCAGTGCCTGAAACCACCAGGTACAGTAAAAATAAGCTTGTTATCATGTTGTATATTCAAAGCAGGTCCATCTTTGATCTCTGTGTTGTATGTTTAGCTCATATGACTGACTCCAAGGTGCTGACACTTACCTGATGTTGCCAGCCAGTTTACAGTCAGTATAACACGAAACAAGCAtcagtttgggtttttaaaaGACGAAATGCTGTGGTATTGGTAGGGTGGTAAGCACAGTGAAACTGCAATTACACGTTTAGGAAACCTACAGCTTAAGgagaattaaatttaatactatttacca from Plectropomus leopardus isolate mb chromosome 6, YSFRI_Pleo_2.0, whole genome shotgun sequence carries:
- the LOC121944399 gene encoding transcription factor Adf-1-like — encoded protein: MNEFESRLAEQVRQYKHLYDPAYRDRSYIQMASNSWKEIAATLGKDEAACRRVWKSTRDCFVKVKRKRSRSRIDGTTMVPRILVELDWLSQFVKHRETENDLDLEDKMEMDSDVQKPTSKLCTLDDTRIEPPISSSTPGNFSPSPYLAPLSGPSSVETASCSSPSPRRDSPPSSGVNDVHALKLELLEQERHKMMQQDNADSRFAEVIKDMLANIHPKHKPDVKFKVYQLLFEAERDFPKHS